In Plasmodium brasilianum strain Bolivian I chromosome Unknown PB_00_01, whole genome shotgun sequence, one genomic interval encodes:
- a CDS encoding pre-mRNA-splicing factor RDS3, with the protein MAAKHHPDLIMCRKQPGIAIGRLCEKCDGKCPICDSYVRPYTLVRICDECNYGSYQGRCIICGGTGISDAYYCKECCLCEKDRDGCPKIVNLGSAKTDLFYENKKYEFKKQ; encoded by the exons ATGGCAGCGAAGCACC ACCCTGATTTGATTATGTGTAGAAAGCAGCCAGGAatag CCATCGGCAGACTATGCGAAAAGTGCGATGGGAAATGCCCAATATGTGATTCTTATGTAAGACCTTACACCCTAGTACGTATATGTGATGAATGCAATTACGGGAGTTATCAG GGAAGATGTATCATTTGCGGAGGAACTGGTATATCGGACGCGTATTATTGTAAAGAATGTTGTCTTTGCGAAAAGGAC AGAGATGGTTGTCCCAAAATTGTAAACTTAGGCAGTGCGAAGACAGATCTGTtttatgaaaacaaaaagtaCGAATTTAAAAAGCAGTAA
- a CDS encoding peptidase, whose protein sequence is MALKNAKCNRRFIISLLLLFLLLLFALESGGRDISSVDSKSEGKHNGSSSSSSSSSSSSSSSSSSSSSNNNSNSNNINKHKNNNIRYDDGSLSKSNDRENLQGKSSPEFVSSSKEEEMKKEKKENNENNETREYNQNSENNYLPKNGKNLSRGEEELDPATDHYTNFHEKSQVFLPAEYTLTGMKEKEKVLQRNGSLKDGVDKDYKKGGEQKIKEIKNRDRNIDEGEGEKRKKKLSANFNLHGKGEYALNGEENTVIHTFISSNKDVKLKSEGRKVDNMNNYTIHKDGSKDRISSRIESGKGTDGSVGKEGPCDGLKKKKMIEEKEEMSSTQSKQKLVSSKSNFSATILNVYMTENKNLYTNVKVGEQVLKLSINSRLEGIYVFMKDSQACYKDDEKKSCYNPNISRNATWCNNDLLCLPAILSKPYECYNDSNLNIDSKAAYPNVYYDSLKFSESHVEGSDDVDILDLQLSSRSGSADVRGRMGGDNAFIEGASKVEPEGALEVASERGADVSEALSERGADVSETASEPGADGTFFENADIKLVIDLSRYNNWSLFKDTDGIFGIAGKELSCRNTSAWNNIIEKHNSLFAIDINLPENAIKKFVHVDAPSSSKREVFHFTHMMEDLHKKEKIMGNICTQGLIDAGDTRVMTGAKGEDVGVGDKKKGEKEAAVVKVGVGVGEEGEAEKVNMYKDKAEGGKLPGEGSVEGSNGKDNMRIETEKSRSGTSSSDNSSSGSGNGSNEGSVGDDPPLCRSEIHIGDYKKEYGEIKWAESRERGGIFSDSFMQFTIYNLQVCNKNIFGKYSSNWQGIIDLTSKCLVLPKMYWLSLMEYLPVNKNDERCVPKNKVDVVFDEDSIPRMCSVDEKNRPLPVLKFYFSDNDVVSDNNVCSEDVDMFKVRSRSASGSKTNMQEILIPLDNLIINENSINDNYLCVIPDIHEGVTSENSGRTTKPLIKFGTYVLNNFYVVVDQYNFRVGFANKKNFHWSDDKCTKKAECIGDQFYEPALNICIDPDCSIWYFYTLNDQTKKCESLSSRFYIFLLILIFLLILDIQSYYFYRRSVHVAKMSSR, encoded by the coding sequence ATGGCTTTAAAAAACGCAAAATGCAATCGGCGTTTCATAATATCACTCCTACTACTATTCCTATTGCTCCTATTCGCATTAGAATCAGGAGGTAGAGATATAAGTAGTGTGGACAGTAAAAGTGAGGGAAAACATAATGGCAGTAGTAGcagcagtagcagtagtagcagtagtagcagcagtagcagtagtagcagtagtagcaacaacaacagtaacagtaacaacaTCAACAAACACAAAAACAACAATATCAGATATGATGATGGCTCTCTAAGTAAGTCGAACGACAGGGAGAATTTGCAGGGTAAGAGCTCCCCAGAGTTTGTTAGTAGCAGTAAAGaggaagaaatgaaaaaggaaaaaaaggagaataaTGAGAATAACGAAACAAGGGAGTATAACCAAAATAgcgaaaataattatttaccaAAAAATGGTAAGAACTTGTCAAGGGGAGAGGAAGAACTGGACCCGGCTACGGACCATTATACCAATTTCCATGAAAAAAGTCAAGTTTTTCTTCCTGCAGAATACACCCTCACAGGTAtgaaggaaaaggaaaaggtgTTACAACGAAATGGTAGTCTTAAGGATGGTGTAGATAAAGACTACAAGAAAGGAGGagagcaaaaaataaaggaaattaaaaatagagaTAGAAACATTGATGAAGGTGAAGGTGAAAAACGTAAGAAAAAACTGTCAGCGAATTTTAACCTTCATGGGAAGGGAGAATATGCGTTAAATGGAGAAGAAAATACAGTTATACATACGTTCATCTCGTCAAATAAagatgtaaaattaaaaagtgaaGGAAGGAAAGTagataatatgaataattatacCATTCATAAGGATGGTTCTAAAGATAGGATAAGCAGTAGAATTGAAAGCGGAAAAGGTACGGATGGAAGTGTTGGTAAGGAAGGTCCTTGTGATGggcttaaaaaaaagaaaatgattgAGGAAAAGGAAGAGATGAGCAGCACTCAGagtaaacaaaaattagTGAGTAGTAAAAGTAATTTCTCGGCTACAATACTAAATGTTTATATGactgaaaataaaaatttgtacaCAAATGTAAAAGTAGGTGAACAGGTTTTAAAATTATCCATAAATAGCAGACTAGAAggaatatatgtttttatgaaAGACTCCCAAGCATGTTATAAGGATGATGAAAAGAAGAGTTGTTACAATCCTAATATTTCTAGAAATGCAACTTGGTGTAATAACGATTTATTATGTTTACCTGCTATTTTATCTAAACCGTATGAATGTTACAATGATAGCAATTTAAATATTGATAGTAAGGCAGCATATCCTAATGTGTATTATgattctttaaaatttagCGAAAGTCATGTGGAAGGGTCTGATGACGTAGATATTTTAGATTTGCAGTTGTCGAGCAGGAGTGGAAGTGCAGACGTGAGGGGAAGAATGGGCGGTGATAACGCATTCATCGAAGGAGCATCAAAAGTAGAACCAGAGGGAGCATTAGAAGTAGCATCAGAAAGAGGAGCAGACGTATCAGAAGCTTTATCAGAAAGAGGAGCAGACGTATCAGAAACTGCATCAGAACCAGGCGCGGATGGAACCTTTTTCGAAAATGCGGACATTAAGTTAGTCATTGATTTGTCGCGTTATAACAACTGGAGTTTGTTCAAAGACACGGATGGTATTTTCGGTATTGCGGGCAAAGAATTAAGTTGTAGGAACACAAGTGCATGGAATAATATCATCGAAAAACATAACTCCTTGTTCGCTATTGATATTAATTTACCAGAAAATGCTATAAAGAAATTCGTTCATGTAGATGCTCCGAGTAGTAGCAAGAGGgaagtttttcattttacacACATGATGGAAGATCTtcataaaaaggaaaaaataatgggaaatatatgtactcaAGGTCTTATTGATGCAGGGGATACCCGGGTTATGACTGGCGCGAAAGGTGAGGATGTGGGAGTGGGAGATAAGAAGAAAGGGGAAAAAGAAGCAGCAGTAGTCAAAGTTGGAGTGGGAGTGGGAGAAGAGGGAGAAGCCGAAAAAGTTAACATGTACAAAGATAAAGCGGAGGGGGGGAAATTACCTGGAGAAGGAAGCGTTGAGGGGAGTAATGGTAAAGATAACATGAGAATAGAAACAGAAAAGAGTAGAAGTGGTACTAGTAGTAGTGATAATAGCAGTAGTGGTAGTGGTAATGGCAGCAATGAGGGGAGTGTGGGGGATGACCCCCCTTTGTGCAGGTCGGAAATTCACATAGGAGattacaaaaaagaatatgGCGAAATAAAATGGGCAGAATCGAGAGAACGGGGCGGAATATTTTCGGATTCCTTTATGCAgtttactatatataatttacaagtatgtaataaaaatatatttggaaAGTATAGTAGCAATTGGCAAGGTATTATAGACTTAACTAGTAAGTGTCTAGTACTACCAAAAATGTATTGGCTAAGTTTAATGGAGTACTTACCAGTTAATAAGAATGATGAAAGGTGCGTACCAAAGAATAAAGTTGATGTAGTATTTGATGAGGATTCGATCCCTCGAATGTGTTCAGTGGATGAGAAAAACAGACCACTTCCTGTTCTAAAGTTTTACTTCTCTGACAACGATGTTGTGAGTGATAACAATGTATGCAGCGAAGACGTAGACATGTTTAAGGTTAGAAGTCGTAGCGCTAGTGGCTCAAAAACTAACATGCAGGAGATACTCATCCCCCTGGACAATCTCATCATTAACGAGAACAGCATAAATGACAATTACTTGTGTGTCATTCCGGATATACACGAAGGGGTGACTAGCGAGAACAGCGGAAGGACAACGAAACCGTTGATTAAGTTTGGGACATATGtattaaacaatttttatgttgTAGTTGATCAATATAATTTTCGTGTAGGAtttgcaaataaaaaaaattttcattggTCAGATGataaatgtacaaaaaaagcAGAATGTATAGGAGATCAGTTTTATGAACCTGCTTTAAATATCTGTATTGATCCTGATTGTTCTATTTGGTATTTCTATACCTTAAATGATCAAACAAAAAAGTGTGAATCATTATCTTCTCGTTTTTATATCTTTCTACTAATActcatttttttacttatactCGATATACAATCGTACTACTTCTACCGAAGGTCGGTGCATGTTGCGAAAATGTCGTCGCGTTGA